ttgatgaactcctgcagagaaaacgaaattacatttctgcatgcaacaaaaacattttgaactccgaaaaaaagacgttgggttgaaagttacttttaagtaaaatattcaatgtctatttgagtccttcttgtatttatgaaaaacgccgaacttaaattttccgccagcagcaaaccaaaaataacatcagccagctgtcagcctgaaaaataaaaggactatttcactgaacaatgaaaaaatatgaatatacataaaataataggcaattaaaatatttatcatacttggttaatgggatttctgctcctggacctcagcgcacagcgtctgcacatcagggctgtatgacgtcaccttcatctttacacaggatcgcaagctgtcatctgtgaggcgtgcacgatgattgtttttaataaagttcatgttggagaacacctgctcacttacatatgtggatccaaagatcgacaggactcaaagcgcgtactttttaatgtttacataaatgtcgggcatagcattccatgtttcgaacacaagtttgtccggttttggaaggttttcaatatcactccatttgtgtttctgagcaagaacggccttctgacgggcaacatcttcaaggtctgctgtcaagcgtctaaacttggacacccatatgtctttgtcggctatgtcggccagttccatctcaagatcaggttgactcacacctgccaatgcagtcgtattcagtagggaaggatcgatgcttaagggagtgaccgggaaggataatgtgtttttttcctctctgaactcatagaagcgtttcccaaacgatgtttgcattgcgatgattgcagaatgtaaatactccgaaattatcatgtcgtgaccttgtttgaactctctcaaattggggaagtgagacaaagtgcctttctgtaaatctctggcaagcaacgtcaacttgcactcgaatgccaaaacatcctccaacatgtgcagggctgtgcgtcctttcccctgaagagctgtgttcagcgtgttcaggtgcgctgtcatgtctaccatgaagtgtagcttttccagccactctggctgttccagctcaggaaaggtgagccctttgctgcccaggaaagttttcacttcttccagacacgcgacaaagcgtttcagcaccttccgtctggacagccagcgataaaaacacgttgtagcggtgtcagtaaactgcagtcaaagatagctttattcgaactaaacagccttgcttttaagcctccctcaacccagcccccatggacgcagatgctgcaaaagacgcgtactcacaaacccccgtaggctatctcccttagccggaatgctggctaattgtgagccgtttcggatgtgccagccacacttagattgtacaagatcaccataatcttcaaatttagaattacatttcaaaagctaacaaactaacataaaatacattttaattaaatactgaccaattatttcccaaagccacagggagccgcagcacagaggtgaaagagccacaaatggctcgggagccgcaggttgccgacccccgacttAGACCAAGAGGGCCCTCTGCTGGTATTAATGTGTAATTGCAACAGATTCCACAATTTACTCTCACCATATGACAAATTGCCCTAATGGTAAGGTATTATTGCTTTCCTACATGCATCTTCAGATCAATTGAATACTGCATGTCTGAAGATGGAATAAAGGAGGAAAGTGCAAGgatgaattgcagagtgtgaTGCGGTTGTGGGAGTGggtatttaagagaagtttagataagtacatggttgggaggggtgtggagggctatggtctgggtcagggggttcccaaccttttttatgccattgactaataccattaagcaaggggtacatggaccccaggttggtctaggtgcaggtcagtggggctaAGCAAAGTAATAGTTtgacatagactagatgggccagaggtcctgtttctgtgctgtagtgctctatgactatatGATTCTGAATGCCAGGGAAAGGATAAATGACAACAGGAAGGAATATTTGATTTTAAATTATCAATATGTTGGAAATTGTATTGATAGTTGCCTAATCTGGTATTGATCCAGTGAGCACAGAACTTCAACATCCGAAATTCTCCCAGTAAGTGGCCATTGACAGAGAAATCTTGCTGTCATGTTCAGTTGTAAGGGATAGGATGGCCAGTAATTACTTGAATCAACAACCATCACCACTTTGCACCTAGGGCTACAAACCTTTCCCAGGTAGTTAAATTGGTAGAGGACACCTATGTGGCCTTGAAAGTTGGAATTGCTttttttattgtcacatatactgagatacagtgaaaagatgCATACTTTTTATTCAGATCAGAccattacatattgcattgagctagaataatgtAAAACTATAACaaaacagaataaagtgtaacagctacagaggaagtgcagcacaGATAAGGTGGAATGTCAATACAAGATAGACTATGAAATTAATTCAGTTCTATCTTACTGAAGAACTTTAGAGAGAGAAATATCTTCGGAGGAAAGATGTCTTGCAGTAAACTGACATTTATTTCAGATCTAGTCCATCATTAGAAATCTCTTATCTTTCAGAAGTGAACAGATACATTGCTTCCACATCTCTATTCTGTCTAAAGTTAGATGACAAAGGAACAAATATGTATATCTTTAAGGCCTAAGATTATCACTGAAAACTCCTCAAAACCTTCAACAAGTAAATTatttcagaatcatgtttaacatcaccggcatatgtcatga
Above is a window of Hypanus sabinus isolate sHypSab1 chromosome 20, sHypSab1.hap1, whole genome shotgun sequence DNA encoding:
- the LOC132378646 gene encoding general transcription factor II-I repeat domain-containing protein 2-like — its product is MVDMTAHLNTLNTALQGKGRTALHMLEDVLAFECKLTLLARDLQKGTLSHFPNLREFKQGHDMIISEYLHSAIIAMQTSFGKRFYEFREEKNTLSFPVTPLSIDPSLLNTTALAGVSQPDLEMELADIADKDIWVSKFRRLTADLEDVARQKAVLAQKHKWSDIENLPKPDKLVFETWNAMPDIYVNIKKYAL